The following DNA comes from Kluyveromyces lactis strain NRRL Y-1140 chromosome E complete sequence.
CAACCCGTTGAAAGAAAGCACTTTACCCTTATCGATATCCATagaaatcttgaagaattcaatgAAATGAGCTGAGAATTTCGTCAAGTAGAGTTCGAACATGTATTTATGCAGAGAAGTTAGCGTTTTAACGTCAGCATTACGTAAGACGATGGCAAATGTAAACGACACTAGATCTGCATGTGATTCATTTAGACTATCATGTTGAGTGGCTTTACGTAGAACACCAGATAACTTTTCCCAACTTGGTACTTTTCTACCACTCTCGGCAAACGATAGCGTAGATAACATTCTCAACGTTTTACCAACAGCAGCACTAGATCCGTTCAAATTCTCGTCCAAGAATTCAAGGATCAAATCGTATAAACTCTGAATATTCTCCGCAGAAGTGTGTCTAGTGATATCTAGAATGATGTCACAAAGTAAAGAGACACATACTATGTCTGAATTTTTCTCGAATGCGATTTGCAGAAGAGTTTGGAATATTatatttgatcttgaatGCAATGCCTCGGAAGTACTCTTCAATGATTCACCAAATAAAGTTTGCAAACCGTCATAAAAATTATCATTCTTTAACAAGCACAATTTTTGGAACGAAAATGTGACAAAAGTGGCCAAATGTTTCTGTGGAGATTTCCTTATTAGAAACGATAGAGCCTCAGCGGAGAATCTGGAGAGGTATTCTTTCTTATGTGACAATAACGGAAATAAGAGGTCGAAAGTGGGCGTCAAATTCTGAGTCAAACTACGTGACAAATACTTGAAAATGTATGCCAAACAATTGAACCCCCATTCGAACACGTTTgagttttcaaattcagtGGCAGCTTCCAATAAGTTAATCAAACATGTAACCGCCCTTTCATAAAATTTCATGAAATCAGGTCCCAAATCATGACAGAACTGAGCCAAGAGATCACACAACGGCTGTAAAGATCTCTCATCGTGTTTATCTATATATTGCTCCAAATTCGCAAAGATTTCATCCTCATGGTACAAAAGTTGAGGCAAAGTTTGAACCAATTTCTCTACCGAATCCATAAAGGATCCGAAATTCCCACTCAAATTGATATCCTTCCAGTGTTCAAAAGAGGATAGAAAATGGGAGGTCTCTACATCATCATGAACCCTTCTATCCAAATTTCTAGCAGGTtcaatcttcaaatcatcaatcTTATCCTTGAAAGATGAGTATCTATACCTCTTGGTAGATTTCGTTGTAGTCTTTTGCTTACCCATGGTTGATTATTTTAAAATGGGAAACAGAACAAGACTAGTCCTCAATGTTATATCAATGTACTGAAGCAGGTCTTGTATGACTGGTGATTGACAGTTACTGTGTGTAGACCCTCTTGTGTTTGTTGTTtatgcgatgagatgagatgagatgagttTTCATGCTTTTCCAAATTCTGAAAATTTTCCCTTTACCTAGAATGGAACGTGAAGAAATCCAGTTTCTTTTTACGCAGGGCCGATCTGGAGGACGACTACGGCCACAGGACTGACCGCCAGCACTGATCATTTATGAGGTGTTTTTAACGGGCCAGGAAGGTACGATAGTTGTGGGAGTACTAATAGTAGAACCGCTACAATATATAAGTTGAGAGTATCCAACCTAGAATCGCGAGGTAATGATAGAACTTCAACTAATAAGAAACTCCATCGTCTCATTATACAAAAATTGGTAAACATTATGTAGCGCAGAAGTAGTGCTGATTTTGGAACTCAACTTGGTTATATTTGAGGCTCTGCAACATTTTCTGGACATTCGTGGTAAAATAGGTATATCCTTTCTCTTAAATTTCCAGTATTTCTCTCCATCGGTCTCttgatatattatatatactGATATATATTTGCATATGGGGAATAGTCGTTTTTAAATGAAATTTGTCATGATTCGCGATCAGATTTCCTCGCTACTCTTGCTGCAACAAGGATATGCCAGCAGGACTCCAGAGGGCAGTCGATAGGAGTTTGAAATCCAACCTGCACACGAAGCTATCGCTGAAAGGAGGATTTCCCACTGGATTTTTTGTTACAAGTCGCTTCTCGTCCCCTTTTTTGTCTGTTGATATACAAGACCTTCGATCAAAAGGATCGGAAAACAAAGAGGGCTAACCCAACACCAAGAGCAGGACTCCTGAACTTACTAATTGAATAAACAAGGGAAGTATATCTTTTCCGGGTTCTAATATTGCTCTTACTTCGCCTGCTATGTCAACCACAACTACATCTACGCCATCCAGTGTTGTCAGCGCTGTTCAAAGTGCTACCACTACATCTGCTGATATTGATAACAACTGCTGGGGTCTCTCGTGTTCCTCCCACTGGGAATGGGCACGGTGGGTAATATTCGTTATATTCATGTTCATCTTACTGGCATTTGTCATCACTACGATAAGAATAAACTATATAAGAAGGCGTAACGGACAACAACCACTTCGATACGTGTCATGGCTCACTCCGCCCACATACCGACAATCAGAAGCTGTAAGAAATAGATCAGATGTCCCATTGGCAGATTACGTGCCTCCGTACACAGAAGAAGCAAATGAAAACGATTTGGGTTACTACGATCGTGATGGGATATTCCACGTGAACAGTAAAGCCGACCCTCCACCACCGATAGATGCGTATGTGCTAGAGCATCGAAACGATAGGGATACGGATATGATAGATTTGGAAATGCAACGGACCACGGCTACGGCCCAGCAATTGCCGGCATATAATGATGTACCTGAATCGGAGACTGTAGAAGCCTCTCGACAAAACCCTGAATCAGCCCAACAACGACGGTCATCATCTGTGTCAACACTAATCCCTGAAGCACCGGCTGCTACAAATCTCCGGTGAAAACGTAATACAAGCCATTAAATgatcttcaacaaacttTCTACACATCATCGactctctctctctctctctctctctctctctccATCTTCACCTACCTATTTACAGAAAACGTGTATAAAATGTCACTCTTCTTCCATACGTATTTAATATCAAACTAACTATGTAACAATGTATTATAAGGAAATCCAGGGCATTCGTATTCGGCTAATATCCTGTGCAATGAGTCACACTACAACATCTTCTTTGCATCGGCTACTATTGTACTATGTCTGGTCATAACAAGGCTTTTCTGTTACCAGCGATGGCCGTTTCATTCAGAATGACCTTGCCAAGCCCTGAAAAGACGAGACCCTATAAACACCCTACAAAAGACTATATCCACGATTACCGCGCTGATAAAACCCTTGGTATGGAATCCAGTTCCATTTACTAACCGACGCTGTGGCTCTCGATCGACGTTGGGGATTTCGAGTATTAAAAGAGCCAGCTGCCGTTTCAACACATCCCAcctctctttctctttctcaCCCTCTCTCTTTTCCACATTTCAGCCATTCCTTTTCATAcaatttcaagaacaaaataaaCGAATCATCGAGACTAACAACCACCATTGCTGCGATTTGATAAGTTAAAGTTATCGTACGAAGCCATTCACTCGAGAAACGAAACCCAGAAGACGATATTATGCCCGTGCTTGATAAACGTATATATTACTATTCTAGCGGAAGTTCCTGGACATGGGATAGATGGATTCTATTTGCGTTGCTAATCGTTGGGCTTGCTGCTCTCATCTTTGGAACCAACGTGAGACGTAGAAGAAGAGGTGCCCAGCCAATTGTTGGTACTTCTTGGCTAGCGCCGCCACCTTCTTACGGACAGGCCGCTGCTCAGAACAATAACTACAATCCAAATAACCCTCAGATGAGCCAACAACCTCTTCCGTTATACACAGAAAACGTTAACCAGAATGATATGGGGTACTACGATAGCGAGGGTAAGTTTATACCGACATCACCGCAAAATGCATACTACGAAGGGTTCCCATTGAGTgagcaacagcagcagcaacaacaacaacatgCTGCTTCTACCACTGGTGTTGCTCCGGGCAATCCAGGATCCAGCACATCTACTACACCTGTAGTCCATGACGATCGTACTGGAGAGAGTCAAGATATTTACGTGGAAAGACCTGAACCTGCCATCACCTCACAACCGAAAGTGTAGACAGCAGACCGACTAGATTGCCAAACTCcaacaaataaaaaatgGACCCTTTCATCAGAAGTACCAATTCGAACTATTCTTAATGCAAAAACTAACTCTATCTAATATATCATTAATTATTGTATAATACTCGCCTCTAACTCACAATTGTatattatctttttcaGCTTGGACTCCAGTTCTTTCACGCTTCATCCTTCCTACTTTTCACTCAGTTTCCCTTTGCATTCAGTTTCCATCTCGAGAGTCGAGATAATCCGAATTATCTTAATGCGCGCGCAAAAAAAGGTTAAGCAGCTGCTGAACGgaaagatcaaaagaagaacatatAAATATAGCTCTACTCTCTGTAGTTGATGAGTGTTTGGAATGTTAAGTAACTAAACAATCATTCTTCTGGTTGTTGAGTTTTTGATATCTCTCAATATAACTCACAGAGTGTAAGTCTTTAAACCCTATAAAAGTCGAACATTTAATTGATTACAGATAATGGCTGGTATCACTGGTATTACTCCGGAGTTCAAGAACTCAGATTTGATCCGTAAAGGTGCATTTGTTGATGGCCAATGGCTTGAGACTGCTTCAGAAACGTTTAATGTGACTGATCCAGCTACTTTGGAAGTTATCGCTACTTTGCCAGATCAATCCATTGAAGTTATCCATGAAGCCATCGATAGTGCTGCAGAAGCGTTCCGTTTGTTTAAGAAAACTACACCAAAGACCAGATCTACATGGTTGCGTAACTTGTACAATTTGATGATGGAAAACGTCGACGATTTGGCAAAGATTATTACTTGGGAAAATGGTAAGGCTCTATCCGAAGCTCAAGGTGAAGTTAAGTATGCAGCATCTTATTTCGAATGGTATGCTGAAGAAGCAGTTAGAATGTATGGTACTACTATTCAACCGAATAATGGATCCAATAGAGCTTTCACCGTTAGACAACCAGTTGGTGTCTGTGGTATCATTTGTCCATGGAATTTCCCAAGCGCTATGATTACCAGAAAGGCCGGTGCTGCATTGGCAGCTGGTTGTACCGTGGTCGTGAAACCAGATTCTCAAACTCCATTGTCCGCTTTGGCTTTGGCTCATTTGGCTGAAAAAGCTGGTTTCCCTAAAGGTGTTTTCAACGTCGTATTGACTGCTACCAGAACTCCAGAATTCGGTTTGGCTCTATGTGAATCTCCAAAAGTTAAGAAGATTTCGTTCACTGGGTCGACCAACGTCGGTaagatcttgatgaaacaaaGTGCATCTActatgaagaaattgtCCTTTGAATTAGGTGGTAATGCTCCGGTCATTGTCTTCGACGATGCTGATTTGGAGCAAGCCGTTACTCAAACTATTTTGTCCAAATTTAGAGGCCTAGGTCAAACTTGTGTGTGCGCTAACAGAATCTATGTTCAACGTACCATCATTGATTCATTTGCTGAAAAATTGGCTAAACAAGTGAACGAGTTCGTCATTGGCCATGGTTTGGACTCTAAGACTACTCACGGATGTCTaattaatgaaaatgctATAAAGAAAGTTGAAGCTCATGTAAAGGACGCCTTGGAAAAGGGTGCAAAGACCGTCGTTGCTGGTGGTCGTTTGCCAGAATTAGGTCCAAACTTCTACGCTCCAACCGTACTATCTCATGTTCCATCCACGGCTGTGGTTAATAAAGATGAGACTTTCGGTCCTCTCTGTGCCTTGATTCCATTCGATACCATGGAAGAAGTCGTAGGATATGCTAACGATACTGAATTGGGTCTAGCATCATACGTGTTCTCTAAGAACATTGATACCGTATACACCGTTGCTGAAGCTTTGGAAACCGGTATGGTCTCATGCAACACTGGTTTGTTCAGTGAGTGTACCATTCCATTCGGCGGTGTTAAGGAATCCGGATTCGGTAGAGAGGGATCTTTGCACGGTATTGAAGACTATACTGTCATCAAGACTATCACCATCGGAAACTTGCCTGCTCCACTATAAATTGATGGGCGTAACTGATTATAATAGTAGACGATATGTACCATATGTATATAGAAACGTATTTCCAGTAGTGTAGCAATTTATATTTATCCTCGGATTAAGAGCGGATTAACATAGCATGATATAAGTTGAGTTGATTATTCAACCTGAGTTAACCAGTTATTGGAACGAGAATCCAATTGTTTTCTATTTGATAGCCTCGTATTGACTGTTTCGTTACGCGTAGTGATTGTGATTACATTTAacaattgatttgaaaaaacGTTATTATGGCGTAAGTGAAAGCTTAGTAACGATCTGCAAAGATAAAGCCACAACAGTAATTAGCTGCCACTTTCCAGTACTCAGTGCCATCCTTCACTTGAGCTTAGTGGGGGTTCAGCTGCTGTTGTTTTCCCACCATGGATTTATATGAACAACTTCCGTCCAGTGGTATGATTCATCAACCGGAATACAAGTTCTTACTGGATGCCGCTACCTTTCATGGGATCACCTGCTTAGATTTCCTATCCCAGTCACCATCTAACTTGATGAAGACCATTAATAGATCTATCAATGAGATTATAAAGTTTCAAGCCGCTCTACGAAATGAATTCGAATTGGCATTGGCCGATATTAAGATACAAGACATCACAACACTGAAGGAGGATGACAAACCACGATGTTTCACCACCGGGAACCTTGGATTAGACAAACTTTTAGGCGGAGGCATATATTCAAAAGGTATCACTGAAATATTCGGAGAAAGTAGCACTGGGAAGTCACAATTACTTCTGCAGTTGGCACTCTCTGTTCAGTTGCCAGAAGACATGAATGGCCTTAACGGGCAGAGCGTATATATCACTACGGAGGGTGACTTACCAACCAGAAGGCTGAAAAGCATCATAGAACAATCATCTTTGTTTAAAGATGAAGGTGGCGATTGCTTGGTgtctcaaaagaaaatattcaCTGTCACCTGTAATGACTGGGCTAATCAAGAACATGTTACAACAGTCCAGCTTCCAGTCCTACTGGAAAGACACCCATCTATTAAATTAGTAATAATAGATTCGATTTCGCACCATCTCAGGGTTGAGTTGCAATCGAAAACATTTCAAGAATCGAGATCAAACAGGTATATTATAGATTCCATGGCAGAGAACTTACTTTCTTTAGCTCAAAAACATAATTTGGCCATCGTCGTCGCCAATCAAGTAAGTGACAAACTTTTACCAGAGAAGCCAATACGACAGGACTTCAAGGATTATGATTATCAGCTGGGCTGGAACATCGGATGGAAGAATTCGACTATTTTTTATAGACAcaaattcaatgaaataGAGAAATATGATGAGACCATATTGAGTGACGATGAGGACTATACGTTAATTGTAGACCAGGTTGCAAGGAAATTACAACAGAATGTTCCGGCTAGTGTTCCAGATACAAATAATAAAGACCCTGCGCAGTCTGTCGCAGCATTGAGGACTGAAGCGCTGCGGAATAATGTTATCTCTCAACAAAACTCACCTCAGCCTACTCAAAGTAAAACCCCTGTGGTACCGTCACAGCCCCAACCATCCGCACCTTTCCTGTTATCAAGAAGGAAACGAGAAGTTGACACGAAGGTACCAAATCTCGGTTTAACTTGGGCTAACCATTTAATGACAAGAATAAAACTGGAGAAACGATATAAAGCATCACCTATGGTACGCACGGGGGAATTCAATTACAACAATACAACAGATACCTCTCAATTTTGGCAAGTGCAGAGAAATCTGAAGCTAGTGTTTTCGACTTATGCGGTGAAAGGTGAAATGAATTTTGCGATTAGTGGAGAAGGTGTTATTTCGGTACAGTGATATATCAATTGCGCTTTAACTCCTGTCAAGAAAACTCAAAGATATGGAGAAATATAATTAAGCAACTTTGAATCATATAAAGTGTTACGTGTTGCGTATTTATTTTGTATGGAAAGGTTCAGTTTACGTCATAGAAGGACTGTCAtgattttatatttatatttgaaataAGAACAATAGTGTTAATAATAAAACATAGGTAGAAAGACAGAGAGAgttagaaaaaaatgatacagcaagaagaaatactaTAGGTTACAACATCCAAATAATGCACTGCTTTAGCTATCGTGAACTTGGGGAAGGtaattcaataaaaatacaGGAAAGCGATAAGTTGGTTCGAAAATGTAATGATAATCAGTTAAGATCATCCATGGCTTCATCCTTGAAATCTTCGTTGATGccctcatcatcatcaattaTAGCATTCTCCTCATAAGTTAAATCATATTCGCCTTCAAAATCGTTGTCGTTATCTAACGTCAA
Coding sequences within:
- a CDS encoding resistance to Congo red protein (weakly similar to uniprot|Q03446 Saccharomyces cerevisiae YDR003W), with amino-acid sequence MSTTTTSTPSSVVSAVQSATTTSADIDNNCWGLSCSSHWEWARWVIFVIFMFILLAFVITTIRINYIRRRNGQQPLRYVSWLTPPTYRQSEAVRNRSDVPLADYVPPYTEEANENDLGYYDRDGIFHVNSKADPPPPIDAYVLEHRNDRDTDMIDLEMQRTTATAQQLPAYNDVPESETVEASRQNPESAQQRRSSSVSTLIPEAPAATNLR
- a CDS encoding resistance to Congo red protein (some similarities with uniprot|Q03446 Saccharomyces cerevisiae YDR003W), with the translated sequence MPVLDKRIYYYSSGSSWTWDRWILFALLIVGLAALIFGTNVRRRRRGAQPIVGTSWLAPPPSYGQAAAQNNNYNPNNPQMSQQPLPLYTENVNQNDMGYYDSEGKFIPTSPQNAYYEGFPLSEQQQQQQQQHAASTTGVAPGNPGSSTSTTPVVHDDRTGESQDIYVERPEPAITSQPKV
- the UGA2 gene encoding succinate-semialdehyde dehydrogenase (NAD(P)(+)) (highly similar to uniprot|P38067 Saccharomyces cerevisiae YBR006W UGA2 Succinate semialdehyde dehydrogenase involved in the utilization of gamma-aminobutyrate (GABA) as a nitrogen source part of the 4-aminobutyrate and glutamate degradation pathways localized to the cytoplasm), which encodes MAGITGITPEFKNSDLIRKGAFVDGQWLETASETFNVTDPATLEVIATLPDQSIEVIHEAIDSAAEAFRLFKKTTPKTRSTWLRNLYNLMMENVDDLAKIITWENGKALSEAQGEVKYAASYFEWYAEEAVRMYGTTIQPNNGSNRAFTVRQPVGVCGIICPWNFPSAMITRKAGAALAAGCTVVVKPDSQTPLSALALAHLAEKAGFPKGVFNVVLTATRTPEFGLALCESPKVKKISFTGSTNVGKILMKQSASTMKKLSFELGGNAPVIVFDDADLEQAVTQTILSKFRGLGQTCVCANRIYVQRTIIDSFAEKLAKQVNEFVIGHGLDSKTTHGCLINENAIKKVEAHVKDALEKGAKTVVAGGRLPELGPNFYAPTVLSHVPSTAVVNKDETFGPLCALIPFDTMEEVVGYANDTELGLASYVFSKNIDTVYTVAEALETGMVSCNTGLFSECTIPFGGVKESGFGREGSLHGIEDYTVIKTITIGNLPAPL
- the RAD57 gene encoding putative DNA-dependent ATPase RAD57 (similar to uniprot|P25301 Saccharomyces cerevisiae YDR004W RAD57 Protein that stimulates strand exchange by stabilizing the binding of Rad51p to single-stranded DNA involved in the recombinational repair of double-strand breaks in DNA during vegetative growth and meiosis forms heterodimer with Rad55p) is translated as MDLYEQLPSSGMIHQPEYKFLLDAATFHGITCLDFLSQSPSNLMKTINRSINEIIKFQAALRNEFELALADIKIQDITTLKEDDKPRCFTTGNLGLDKLLGGGIYSKGITEIFGESSTGKSQLLLQLALSVQLPEDMNGLNGQSVYITTEGDLPTRRLKSIIEQSSLFKDEGGDCLVSQKKIFTVTCNDWANQEHVTTVQLPVLLERHPSIKLVIIDSISHHLRVELQSKTFQESRSNRYIIDSMAENLLSLAQKHNLAIVVANQVSDKLLPEKPIRQDFKDYDYQLGWNIGWKNSTIFYRHKFNEIEKYDETILSDDEDYTLIVDQVARKLQQNVPASVPDTNNKDPAQSVAALRTEALRNNVISQQNSPQPTQSKTPVVPSQPQPSAPFLLSRRKREVDTKVPNLGLTWANHLMTRIKLEKRYKASPMVRTGEFNYNNTTDTSQFWQVQRNLKLVFSTYAVKGEMNFAISGEGVISVQ